One Pseudomonadota bacterium genomic region harbors:
- a CDS encoding MurR/RpiR family transcriptional regulator, whose protein sequence is MTTATLDDTLRELFVQLPEMTPELHKAAVYALENPNDVGVSSIRELAGLAAVKPNTLVRLSRACGYSGYDEFRAPFREELRRGGLSFPDRARWLQSLAQNSRLDGLYAAMADSAMHNLQRTFAATGAPDIKVAADAIIGARHTFVLGVGINHTLARQFAYLADMALDNVHAIPRAGQLATDDIARAGPEDVLLVMTFKPYRAEVLSAVKLARARGVQVIGISDSPASPVVMGSPIRFVVQTQTPQFFTSTLATSALLETLMAFVIAEADPDVVDKIEQFHARRTELGVYVDDEDA, encoded by the coding sequence ATGACCACCGCCACGCTCGACGATACGCTCAGAGAACTCTTTGTGCAGCTTCCGGAAATGACCCCCGAGCTTCACAAAGCAGCGGTGTATGCCCTTGAAAATCCTAATGATGTTGGCGTGAGCTCCATTCGCGAATTAGCGGGCCTGGCGGCCGTCAAACCCAACACTTTAGTGCGTTTATCTCGGGCGTGCGGCTACAGCGGCTACGATGAGTTTCGCGCCCCGTTTCGTGAGGAGCTTCGACGCGGAGGCTTAAGTTTCCCCGACCGCGCCCGTTGGTTGCAGTCGCTTGCGCAAAACAGTCGTCTTGACGGTCTCTACGCCGCGATGGCCGATTCCGCTATGCATAACCTACAGCGCACGTTCGCGGCAACTGGCGCGCCGGATATTAAGGTCGCCGCCGACGCGATCATCGGTGCCCGCCATACCTTTGTGCTCGGCGTGGGCATCAACCACACGCTAGCCCGCCAGTTTGCCTATCTTGCCGACATGGCCCTCGACAACGTGCACGCCATCCCACGCGCCGGACAGCTCGCGACCGACGACATTGCGCGCGCGGGGCCAGAAGACGTGTTGCTCGTGATGACATTCAAACCCTACCGAGCGGAAGTTCTCAGCGCGGTTAAATTAGCGCGCGCCCGCGGTGTCCAAGTCATCGGTATTTCAGACAGTCCGGCGTCGCCTGTGGTCATGGGTAGCCCCATACGCTTTGTGGTACAAACGCAAACACCGCAGTTTTTTACATCGACGCTCGCCACAAGTGCGTTATTGGAAACGCTCATGGCGTTTGTCATCGCCGAAGCTGACCCCGACGTCGTTGACAAGATCGAACAGTTCCACGCCCGCCGCACTGAGCTTGGCGTTTACGTGGATGATGAGGACGCATGA
- a CDS encoding alcohol dehydrogenase family protein produces the protein MQQTVPPTMQAMLLTGHGGYDKLVFRDDVPTPVPMAGEVLIQVHACGLNNTDINTRTAWYSKGVTSNTSDTAQDNADDEDAGWGGTSITFPRIQGADVAGTVVALGEGANPSLLGQRVMIDTWLRDWDHPLDMNRTGYYGSELDGGYAQYTKIDQRHVHVVDCALSHAELATFATSYITAENMLERANVADGDTVLVTGASGGVGSALIQLAHRRGARVVALSGESKHEQLAALNPAAILPRSPVHLADALEDALGVRSVSVVADVVGGMLFGQLIDALDRGGRFTCAGAIAGPIVEFDLRTFYLKDLTFTGATIVPPGLFARLVSYIERGEVQPLLAKTFPLQALHEAQKAFVAKEHLGNIVVEP, from the coding sequence ATGCAACAGACCGTCCCACCCACCATGCAGGCCATGCTGCTGACCGGACACGGCGGCTACGACAAACTCGTTTTTCGTGACGACGTGCCAACGCCTGTGCCCATGGCCGGTGAAGTGCTCATTCAGGTGCACGCCTGTGGGCTGAACAATACCGATATCAACACGCGCACAGCGTGGTATTCAAAAGGCGTTACCTCAAACACGAGCGATACCGCTCAGGATAACGCCGACGATGAGGATGCGGGGTGGGGCGGCACATCGATTACGTTCCCACGTATTCAAGGTGCCGACGTGGCCGGTACTGTCGTCGCGCTGGGCGAAGGTGCCAACCCGTCGCTGCTTGGCCAACGGGTCATGATTGATACCTGGCTTAGAGATTGGGATCACCCCCTTGATATGAATCGCACCGGCTACTACGGCAGCGAACTCGATGGTGGGTATGCGCAGTACACGAAAATCGATCAGCGCCATGTTCACGTGGTGGATTGCGCGCTGAGTCACGCCGAACTTGCGACCTTCGCGACGTCGTACATCACGGCAGAAAACATGCTGGAACGCGCAAACGTTGCAGACGGTGACACAGTGTTGGTGACCGGTGCGTCGGGTGGTGTGGGTTCGGCGCTTATTCAATTGGCGCATCGTCGTGGCGCGCGCGTGGTGGCGTTGAGCGGCGAGAGCAAGCACGAACAGCTCGCCGCGTTGAACCCGGCGGCCATTCTGCCACGCTCGCCCGTTCATTTAGCGGACGCCCTGGAGGACGCGCTTGGCGTGCGCAGCGTCAGTGTGGTGGCGGACGTCGTGGGCGGAATGCTGTTTGGTCAGCTCATCGACGCGCTGGATCGCGGCGGGCGTTTCACGTGCGCTGGCGCCATCGCCGGGCCGATTGTCGAATTTGACTTACGTACGTTTTATTTAAAAGACCTGACCTTTACCGGCGCCACAATTGTTCCGCCGGGCTTATTTGCGCGACTAGTGTCGTACATTGAGCGCGGCGAGGTGCAGCCGCTGCTGGCCAAGACTTTCCCGCTGCAGGCGCTACATGAGGCTCAAAAAGCGTTTGTGGCGAAAGAACACCTCGGAAACATAGTGGTTGAGCCGTGA
- a CDS encoding FAD-dependent oxidoreductase encodes MSEHNGKSVPSQARVVIVGGGIMGCGLAYHLAHAGWTDIVLLEKAALTSGSTWHAAGQITHSTSSYGLGRCVDYNIGLYSGLLEEETGQSVTWHGCGSLRLAYTDDEMDWLRHTMSVGSSLGFPMEMVGPQRIRQLHPFYNLDGVQGALHTPEDGHVDPSGVTQALAKGARQLGARIVTRCRATNITRTANGEWQVDTERGSIRCEHVVNAGGTYARQMGEWSGLQLPMTSMTHHYLITDTVPQFVDLEHELPVVRDDRLVSGYIRMEQKSGLIGIYEKTDPNTVWETHCPWEAENELFEADYDRIMPWLENAMDRMPILAEVGIKQDVHGAISHPPDGNPLIGPVGGAPNYWCCCGTQIGIGWGPGLTRELAAWMVHGAANISMREFDPRRFGDYATPDWQIVKAKEDYCLRHEIPFPHFNRLEGRPIKPSPMYDVLKDKGAVFEEVFGHERPRWFAPAGTEPVDQYSFQRNAVHDIVAAEVAGVRERVGIMDITAFAKVEVAGPEAAKFLDALIANRLPSKVGGIILTHLLSDAGRIELELTIARLEDARYYLTCAAFFEQRLLDHLHRFEPGPDVDIINRSSTWSALALQGPRSRSVLADNTSSDLSNAGFRWLTAQEISVAGHPLWALRLSYAGELGWELHGPRESMGAVYTALADSGVPHGMVDYGSFAMNVMRMEKGFKGAGELTNEVTLPEADVMRFVKLDKPTFVGKAATERSAADANPPWRCVYLGIDPPTDSALMSDGHGGEAVLLNGQAVGSTSSMVFGHSVGMGLAFAYVKPDAARPGTELEVLIMNERRAARVLDKPAYDAESLLPRVDG; translated from the coding sequence GTGAGTGAACACAACGGTAAGTCGGTGCCATCGCAGGCACGCGTCGTGATTGTGGGTGGCGGCATTATGGGGTGTGGGCTTGCCTACCATTTGGCACACGCCGGCTGGACAGACATCGTGTTGCTGGAGAAAGCCGCGCTCACATCGGGTTCGACTTGGCACGCCGCTGGGCAGATCACCCACTCCACATCGAGCTATGGGCTGGGTCGGTGTGTCGATTACAACATCGGCTTGTACTCGGGCTTGTTGGAAGAAGAAACCGGGCAATCGGTCACCTGGCATGGTTGCGGATCGCTGCGCCTGGCCTACACCGACGACGAAATGGACTGGTTGCGCCACACCATGAGTGTCGGCAGCTCATTAGGTTTTCCGATGGAGATGGTGGGCCCGCAGCGCATTCGTCAATTGCATCCGTTTTACAACCTCGACGGCGTTCAGGGCGCGCTGCATACGCCTGAGGATGGTCATGTCGACCCGTCAGGCGTGACGCAGGCGTTGGCCAAAGGTGCGCGACAACTTGGTGCGCGCATCGTGACGCGTTGTCGCGCCACCAATATCACGCGTACCGCAAATGGCGAATGGCAGGTGGATACCGAGCGCGGGTCAATCCGTTGCGAGCACGTCGTTAACGCTGGCGGCACCTATGCGCGACAGATGGGTGAGTGGTCTGGGCTACAGCTGCCCATGACGTCCATGACCCATCACTATTTAATCACCGATACGGTTCCACAGTTTGTTGACCTGGAGCACGAGTTGCCGGTAGTGCGCGACGACCGCTTGGTGTCCGGCTACATTCGCATGGAGCAAAAGTCAGGCCTTATCGGTATCTATGAAAAAACCGATCCCAACACCGTGTGGGAAACGCATTGTCCGTGGGAGGCTGAGAACGAGCTTTTTGAAGCGGACTACGACCGCATTATGCCGTGGTTGGAGAACGCCATGGATCGGATGCCGATTTTGGCCGAAGTGGGCATTAAGCAGGATGTGCATGGGGCGATTTCCCATCCGCCTGACGGTAATCCACTTATCGGTCCAGTCGGTGGTGCACCCAATTATTGGTGTTGCTGTGGCACGCAGATCGGCATCGGCTGGGGGCCGGGTCTCACGCGCGAACTGGCAGCTTGGATGGTCCATGGCGCCGCCAACATCTCGATGCGCGAGTTCGATCCGCGGCGATTTGGCGACTACGCCACACCCGACTGGCAGATTGTGAAGGCCAAAGAAGACTACTGTCTGCGACACGAAATTCCGTTTCCTCACTTTAACCGCCTTGAAGGACGGCCGATCAAACCAAGTCCGATGTATGACGTGTTGAAAGACAAAGGCGCGGTGTTTGAAGAGGTGTTTGGTCATGAGCGGCCGCGTTGGTTTGCACCAGCGGGTACCGAACCGGTGGACCAATATTCGTTTCAGCGCAACGCTGTACATGACATTGTGGCGGCTGAAGTGGCTGGCGTTCGCGAGCGCGTCGGGATCATGGATATCACCGCGTTTGCCAAGGTCGAAGTCGCCGGTCCTGAAGCGGCGAAATTTCTCGATGCGCTGATTGCGAATCGCTTGCCGAGCAAGGTGGGCGGTATTATTTTGACGCACCTTCTCAGTGACGCCGGCCGCATTGAACTCGAGCTCACTATTGCGCGTCTCGAAGACGCTCGTTACTACCTCACCTGCGCCGCGTTTTTCGAACAGCGATTGCTCGATCATCTGCATCGCTTTGAGCCCGGTCCAGACGTCGACATCATCAATCGCTCAAGCACCTGGTCGGCGTTGGCGCTGCAGGGACCGAGAAGTCGAAGCGTGTTGGCCGATAACACCTCGTCCGATTTGAGTAACGCGGGTTTTCGCTGGCTAACAGCACAAGAGATTTCGGTGGCGGGCCATCCGCTTTGGGCATTGAGACTGTCGTACGCGGGGGAACTTGGTTGGGAACTGCATGGACCGCGCGAATCGATGGGCGCGGTGTACACCGCGTTAGCCGATTCTGGAGTGCCACACGGAATGGTCGACTACGGCTCGTTCGCGATGAATGTCATGCGTATGGAGAAGGGATTCAAAGGGGCCGGCGAACTCACCAATGAGGTGACACTGCCCGAAGCCGATGTCATGCGGTTTGTGAAACTCGACAAACCGACGTTCGTTGGCAAAGCGGCGACGGAGCGCAGTGCCGCAGATGCCAATCCGCCATGGCGATGCGTGTATTTAGGCATCGATCCACCCACGGATTCTGCACTCATGAGCGATGGACACGGTGGCGAGGCGGTACTACTTAATGGTCAGGCGGTCGGCTCGACAAGCTCCATGGTGTTTGGCCACTCGGTGGGTATGGGCCTCGCGTTCGCCTACGTCAAACCCGATGCGGCACGTCCTGGCACCGAGCTTGAGGTGCTGATTATGAACGAACGCCGCGCTGCGCGTGTTCTCGATAAGCCTGCGTATGATGCCGAGAGCCTGTTGCCCCGTGTGGATGGCTAG
- a CDS encoding aminotransferase class III-fold pyridoxal phosphate-dependent enzyme translates to MSSKPINPTLAEQVLDQAHQTLPAGGFGNFDPGVVISYGKGSRVWDIHGTEYVDFLIGSGPMLVGHSHPEVVAVIQEQAARGQTFFTSNPLGIELSGAICNAMACADQVRFVSSGGEADMYAMRLARAFTGRDKVLKFEGGYHGMSGEALMSLFPTEAADLPNAQADSAGIPDAVAREMLIAPYNDLDYVERLVAEHGQDIACILVEPLQRIVPPAPGFLAGLRALSDRAGIVLVFDEVVTGFRLAYGGAQAHYGVVPDLCTLGKIIGGGLPLAAVAGRADIMAHFDKAKVGAKGFTLQIGTLSGNPLASAAGLKTMEILSREGMYERLRANGQRVIDAATRALNEHGIAHQIVGDPVLFDIVFTDQPVTNYRHTISGNAQQAAVFNTELRQRGILKSPTKFYASVSLTEDDLERTERALRGAAEAIAAQHL, encoded by the coding sequence ATGAGCAGCAAGCCGATCAATCCCACCTTAGCTGAACAGGTATTGGACCAAGCCCATCAAACCCTCCCCGCGGGCGGTTTTGGTAATTTCGATCCGGGCGTCGTGATCAGTTACGGCAAAGGCAGCCGCGTGTGGGACATCCATGGCACGGAGTATGTCGATTTTCTGATTGGCTCTGGTCCGATGCTGGTCGGGCATTCTCACCCTGAAGTGGTCGCGGTGATTCAAGAGCAAGCGGCGCGAGGACAGACGTTCTTTACCAGTAATCCGCTGGGTATTGAGCTGTCAGGAGCGATTTGTAATGCGATGGCGTGCGCCGATCAGGTGCGGTTTGTTAGCAGTGGCGGCGAAGCCGATATGTACGCGATGCGGCTCGCACGGGCCTTTACCGGCCGCGACAAAGTTCTCAAATTTGAGGGCGGTTATCACGGTATGTCCGGTGAAGCGCTGATGAGTTTGTTTCCGACCGAGGCCGCCGACTTACCCAATGCCCAAGCGGATAGCGCTGGCATTCCGGATGCCGTCGCTCGTGAGATGCTCATTGCGCCTTACAACGATCTTGACTACGTCGAGCGTCTGGTCGCGGAACACGGTCAGGATATCGCTTGTATTTTGGTCGAGCCGCTACAGCGTATTGTGCCGCCCGCGCCCGGCTTTTTGGCAGGGCTGCGCGCACTCTCAGACCGTGCGGGCATCGTGCTTGTTTTCGACGAGGTGGTCACAGGCTTTCGCCTAGCCTATGGGGGCGCGCAAGCGCATTATGGCGTGGTGCCCGATTTGTGCACGTTGGGCAAGATCATCGGCGGCGGCTTGCCGCTGGCGGCCGTAGCGGGCCGCGCCGACATTATGGCGCATTTTGACAAAGCCAAAGTCGGTGCTAAGGGGTTCACGCTGCAAATCGGTACGCTGAGCGGTAACCCGTTGGCGTCGGCGGCGGGCCTAAAAACCATGGAGATTCTGTCGCGCGAGGGGATGTACGAACGATTGCGTGCCAACGGTCAGCGTGTCATCGATGCGGCGACCCGCGCCTTGAACGAGCATGGTATTGCCCATCAGATAGTGGGTGATCCCGTGCTGTTTGACATCGTCTTTACCGATCAACCCGTGACCAACTATCGGCACACGATTAGTGGGAACGCCCAGCAGGCCGCGGTGTTTAACACCGAGCTTCGACAGCGCGGCATACTTAAATCGCCGACCAAGTTTTACGCGTCGGTATCGCTTACAGAGGACGATCTTGAGCGCACCGAACGGGCGTTGCGCGGTGCGGCCGAGGCGATTGCGGCACAGCATTTATGA
- a CDS encoding DUF2007 domain-containing protein, giving the protein MKLAYTNANRMMVLNVQNLLEREGIKTLLRNEYAVGAMGEISPFEVWLEVWVFNQADYNRARTLVSTSISDSHAPEWLCHECGERNDPSFDFCWNCQTDARASRS; this is encoded by the coding sequence ATGAAGCTGGCCTACACCAATGCCAATCGCATGATGGTACTCAACGTGCAAAACTTGCTTGAGCGCGAAGGGATTAAAACCTTGCTGAGAAACGAGTATGCCGTTGGCGCGATGGGGGAGATTTCGCCCTTTGAGGTTTGGCTCGAAGTGTGGGTATTTAATCAAGCCGATTACAATCGGGCCCGCACGCTCGTGTCGACCTCGATCAGCGATTCGCACGCGCCCGAGTGGCTGTGCCACGAATGTGGCGAGCGCAACGATCCGTCATTCGATTTTTGCTGGAACTGTCAGACCGACGCGCGCGCCTCGCGATCGTGA
- a CDS encoding S9 family peptidase codes for MKTLVRGLMIALMWGESAATVANDETVSASPSDLALESFAQLPRMRNAELSPDGRFVAYFYPLEGRDHIVMQPLADGDQRRIVPPVGELDFRWLKWANNERLVFAGAYSGERFNQETVETRLGSIKSDGSDLVWIVKPAQPDAESDSTSDKPHDIPPQIQDNVISWLADEPDHILVSLDENFDLKDEVRRINIDNGDYTIVRQGLDGVQDWIADSSDAVRLGYGYDEDGFVATYWGAQEQWIDLTATSWWGDGWQPIAFTDNPAMVYVIGPDADGFDVIKTLNVETGEFTEDIFSIDGYDVSGVVLDTVSGRPVGVRYVDHRPRVKYFDAVVDKLQRTVDNAFGGMHVSLISFSADRQKVLVKVSSDTDPGVLYFWDRSNKSMDVVSELMPGLAPELLSPVKPVSYKARDGYVVPAYLTTPLNQAARDLPTIVIPHGGPASRVSQSFDYLSQYLVSRGYAVFEPNFRGSAGYGAAHRQAGKGQWGGRMQDDVTDGVKWLIETGVAQAEKICIVGWSYGGYAAAMGLAQTPELYRCAVSINGVLDLPRLVADDNKSTGGRPWVHDIGLEGDKLEVISPYHLAEQIEAPLLLIQSKDDTIVNIDHATSMEKKLRKLDKAVELVTVDLGGHSMNNTAARRTVLERIEAFLQTHIKGE; via the coding sequence ATGAAAACGCTGGTGCGCGGTCTGATGATCGCCTTGATGTGGGGCGAGTCGGCCGCGACGGTCGCGAACGATGAGACCGTATCGGCGTCGCCGAGTGATCTCGCGTTGGAATCGTTCGCGCAATTACCCCGTATGCGCAACGCCGAGTTGTCACCAGATGGTCGCTTTGTGGCGTATTTCTATCCGCTCGAAGGACGGGATCATATTGTCATGCAGCCGCTGGCAGACGGAGATCAACGACGCATCGTACCGCCGGTGGGTGAGCTCGATTTTCGCTGGTTGAAGTGGGCGAACAATGAGCGGCTCGTGTTTGCTGGTGCGTATTCAGGGGAACGGTTCAATCAAGAGACCGTTGAAACTCGGCTTGGCTCGATCAAAAGCGATGGCTCGGATTTGGTCTGGATTGTTAAGCCTGCTCAGCCCGACGCGGAATCGGACTCAACATCGGATAAGCCGCACGATATTCCCCCTCAAATTCAAGATAACGTGATCAGTTGGCTGGCCGATGAACCCGACCATATTTTGGTTTCGCTCGACGAGAATTTCGATCTAAAAGACGAAGTTCGACGGATCAACATCGACAATGGCGATTACACGATTGTGCGGCAAGGATTGGACGGCGTTCAGGACTGGATTGCCGATTCGAGCGATGCGGTGCGGCTCGGGTACGGCTACGATGAAGACGGATTTGTTGCCACGTATTGGGGCGCGCAAGAGCAATGGATCGATCTGACCGCCACGTCCTGGTGGGGTGATGGTTGGCAGCCGATTGCGTTTACGGACAATCCAGCGATGGTGTATGTCATCGGCCCGGATGCGGATGGTTTCGACGTCATCAAAACACTCAACGTCGAAACCGGTGAATTTACTGAGGACATTTTTTCGATCGACGGTTATGACGTCAGTGGTGTTGTGCTTGATACCGTGTCGGGTCGACCGGTTGGCGTGCGGTACGTCGATCACCGGCCGCGTGTGAAGTACTTTGATGCGGTCGTCGATAAGCTTCAGCGCACGGTGGACAACGCATTTGGCGGCATGCATGTAAGCCTAATTAGTTTTTCTGCGGATCGACAGAAAGTGCTGGTTAAAGTGTCATCGGATACGGATCCAGGTGTCCTGTACTTTTGGGATCGATCGAACAAGAGCATGGATGTGGTGAGTGAGCTGATGCCGGGTCTGGCGCCGGAGTTACTCAGCCCCGTCAAACCGGTTTCTTACAAGGCGCGCGATGGCTACGTGGTACCGGCCTATCTGACCACCCCGCTGAATCAAGCAGCGCGCGATCTGCCGACTATCGTGATTCCTCATGGCGGGCCGGCCTCTCGCGTCAGTCAGTCGTTCGATTATTTGTCTCAGTACTTAGTGTCGCGCGGTTACGCGGTGTTCGAACCCAATTTTCGTGGATCCGCAGGCTATGGGGCGGCGCATCGTCAGGCCGGCAAAGGCCAATGGGGCGGACGCATGCAGGATGACGTGACCGATGGCGTCAAGTGGTTGATCGAGACCGGCGTCGCGCAGGCCGAGAAAATTTGCATTGTGGGTTGGTCTTATGGAGGCTACGCGGCTGCCATGGGGTTAGCCCAAACGCCTGAGCTCTATCGTTGTGCGGTGAGTATCAATGGTGTGTTGGATTTGCCACGACTTGTGGCCGACGATAACAAGTCCACCGGTGGGCGACCGTGGGTGCACGACATCGGATTGGAAGGCGACAAGCTGGAGGTCATCTCGCCTTACCATTTGGCGGAGCAAATCGAGGCGCCACTGCTGCTCATCCAGTCCAAGGATGACACGATCGTCAACATTGACCACGCCACCAGTATGGAGAAAAAGCTGCGTAAGTTAGATAAAGCCGTTGAGCTTGTGACTGTGGATCTCGGTGGACACAGCATGAACAACACGGCGGCTCGGCGGACGGTGCTTGAGCGCATCGAAGCGTTTCTCCAAACCCACATCAAGGGCGAATAA
- a CDS encoding mandelate racemase/muconate lactonizing enzyme family protein, whose protein sequence is MSSRDSIIERVTVWHKVLPLTHPYALSGGRLRVEALDSTIVRVECADGLSGWGEGCPWGHTYLPAFGPGLRAAIELLVPVLIGADARGIDVLNRAMDVQLPGHLYAKSPLDIALWDIAAKRAGVPLYTLLGGADGDAVEINSSISSGTPDEMIAHIQTARDQGYRTHSAKIGGSDAALDIARINAIDAFTQDDEHVTFDVNRAWMPATAIEVMNSVTTQEWFEQPCDTLTQCESVAHNTTQKIMLDECLHTFDDHLRAWRQAVCQGVKVKPNRLGGITKARQVRDFGVSVGWQMHVEDLGGTVLADTAAMHLAWSTPAPNRLASWLSHAHLTDDYLPGQGARAVGGHIQLAPEPGLGIAPPEDWLGEPFAVHVR, encoded by the coding sequence GTGAGTTCGCGCGATTCGATCATCGAGCGCGTGACCGTTTGGCATAAAGTGCTGCCGCTCACACATCCGTACGCTCTATCGGGTGGCCGCTTGCGGGTAGAGGCGCTCGATTCGACGATCGTGCGCGTGGAGTGCGCTGACGGACTGAGCGGCTGGGGTGAGGGTTGTCCGTGGGGGCACACGTATCTTCCTGCATTTGGGCCCGGACTGCGTGCCGCGATTGAATTATTGGTACCGGTATTGATTGGCGCCGATGCGCGCGGCATCGATGTGCTCAATCGGGCGATGGACGTTCAGCTCCCGGGCCATCTGTATGCCAAGTCGCCGCTGGATATTGCGTTGTGGGATATCGCTGCGAAACGCGCCGGCGTACCGCTCTACACGCTGCTCGGTGGCGCAGATGGTGACGCCGTCGAGATTAATTCCTCGATTTCTAGCGGCACGCCCGACGAGATGATCGCTCATATTCAAACCGCACGTGACCAAGGCTATCGCACGCACTCGGCCAAAATCGGTGGCTCGGATGCCGCGCTGGATATCGCTCGCATCAACGCGATCGACGCCTTCACGCAAGACGACGAGCACGTGACCTTTGATGTGAATCGGGCTTGGATGCCGGCAACCGCCATTGAAGTCATGAATTCCGTCACGACACAAGAGTGGTTCGAGCAACCTTGCGACACGCTAACGCAGTGCGAAAGCGTCGCGCACAATACAACGCAAAAAATCATGCTCGATGAGTGCTTACACACGTTTGATGATCATCTGCGCGCGTGGCGACAAGCTGTCTGCCAAGGCGTGAAGGTCAAACCCAACCGGCTGGGCGGCATCACGAAGGCGCGTCAAGTGCGCGACTTTGGGGTGAGTGTCGGTTGGCAAATGCATGTGGAGGATTTGGGTGGCACTGTCTTAGCGGACACCGCCGCGATGCATTTGGCGTGGTCGACGCCCGCGCCCAATCGATTGGCGTCTTGGCTAAGTCACGCACACCTGACCGATGATTATTTGCCGGGTCAGGGTGCCCGCGCGGTGGGCGGTCACATCCAGCTCGCACCTGAGCCGGGTTTGGGAATTGCGCCACCAGAGGACTGGCTTGGCGAACCCTTTGCCGTCCATGTACGTTAA
- a CDS encoding SDR family NAD(P)-dependent oxidoreductase has protein sequence MTEFNNGANALVIGATGGIGRALVDALAASGQFERVFATGRQPPIFTLPTVRALALDLTDESSIQTAIEHAAQQPISLAIVATGLLHDGASMRPEKTWRAISPDAMARAFAVNCTGPSLVLKHLLPTLSRDARSVVACLSARVGSIGDNRLGGWYAYRSSKAALNMMIKSASIELARTHRAAVLLGLHPGTVDTPLSKPFQANVPDEALFSPERAAEQLLAVLEGCTPAQSGLVLDWQGKAVPP, from the coding sequence ATGACCGAGTTTAACAATGGCGCAAACGCGCTGGTTATTGGCGCAACCGGTGGTATTGGGCGCGCGCTGGTCGACGCGCTCGCCGCGTCCGGGCAATTTGAACGCGTGTTTGCAACAGGTCGACAGCCGCCCATCTTTACACTGCCCACGGTACGCGCGCTGGCGCTCGACCTAACGGATGAGTCCTCAATCCAAACGGCGATAGAACACGCCGCGCAGCAACCCATCTCCCTCGCTATTGTCGCCACGGGCCTGCTTCATGACGGTGCGTCAATGCGTCCGGAGAAAACCTGGCGCGCCATTTCGCCCGACGCCATGGCACGCGCGTTTGCCGTCAATTGCACCGGTCCGTCACTGGTTCTTAAGCACCTGCTGCCGACTCTTTCCCGAGACGCGCGTAGCGTCGTGGCGTGTTTATCCGCGCGTGTCGGGAGCATCGGCGACAACCGCCTTGGTGGCTGGTACGCCTATCGCAGCAGCAAAGCCGCCCTCAACATGATGATCAAAAGCGCGTCGATTGAACTGGCCCGCACACATCGTGCCGCCGTGCTGCTGGGGCTTCATCCCGGTACCGTCGACACACCGCTATCGAAGCCCTTTCAGGCCAACGTGCCCGACGAGGCACTGTTTTCCCCAGAACGGGCCGCTGAGCAACTGCTCGCAGTCCTGGAGGGCTGCACCCCCGCGCAAAGTGGTTTGGTGCTCGACTGGCAGGGTAAAGCGGTACCGCCCTAA
- the nei gene encoding endonuclease VIII, with the protein MPEGPEIRRVADRLQAIVCGKPLNEVWFARPDLHQYERALGASKVVAVRTKGKALLTEFDCGLTVYSHNQLYGRWFFKPFGERPKTNRSVRWRLDTPTHSALLYSASDIDVLPSDQLDSHPFLAKAGVDVLSDKPTLKALSDYVGESRFARRALGGLLLDQHFVAGIGNYLRSEILFGAGLLPSCKPGDLDGHGRRRLARNIILMTERAYQTGGITNEAALAKRLKNRGWTRGEYRHYVFSRDGQLCHVCGDTIIKSVVAGRRLYHCPSCQSEA; encoded by the coding sequence ATGCCTGAAGGGCCAGAAATCCGCCGAGTGGCCGATCGTCTTCAAGCCATCGTGTGTGGCAAGCCTCTCAATGAGGTTTGGTTTGCTCGGCCTGATCTGCATCAGTACGAGCGCGCACTTGGCGCCTCGAAAGTGGTGGCCGTGCGCACCAAAGGCAAGGCGCTGCTCACAGAGTTTGACTGTGGTCTCACAGTCTATAGCCACAATCAACTCTACGGTCGCTGGTTTTTCAAGCCATTCGGTGAACGGCCCAAAACCAATCGCTCTGTGCGGTGGCGACTGGATACGCCGACGCACTCAGCCTTGTTGTACAGCGCCTCAGATATTGATGTTCTGCCGTCTGATCAACTCGACTCGCATCCGTTTTTAGCCAAAGCAGGCGTGGATGTGTTGTCGGATAAACCTACGCTTAAAGCCCTGAGCGATTACGTCGGCGAATCTCGATTTGCGCGTCGAGCGCTGGGTGGCCTGCTGCTCGATCAGCACTTTGTTGCCGGAATTGGTAATTATCTGCGTTCAGAAATTTTGTTTGGTGCGGGTCTGTTGCCGTCGTGCAAACCGGGCGATTTGGATGGCCACGGACGTCGCCGACTGGCGCGCAACATCATTCTGATGACCGAGCGGGCGTATCAAACCGGTGGCATCACAAATGAAGCGGCGCTGGCGAAACGCCTGAAGAACCGGGGGTGGACGCGCGGCGAATACCGTCACTATGTGTTTTCTCGTGACGGTCAGCTCTGCCACGTGTGTGGGGATACAATTATCAAGTCGGTGGTGGCGGGCCGCCGGCTCTATCATTGCCCAAGCTGCCAATCCGAAGCGTAG